GGGTGGAAGGCCTGCGTTCGACCATCCAGCAGATCACCGACGACCACATCGATGCGATGCTGGCCGGGCCGCGGCCGGCCGACCTCGTCGAAAAACTGGCCCTGCCGGTGCCGTCGCTGGTGATCAGCCAGCTGCTCGGGGTTCCTTACGAGGACGCCGAGATGTTCCAGCGCCACGCCAACGTCGGGCTCGCGCGCTTTGCGACCGGTCAGGACACCGTCAATGGCGCCATGAGCCTGCACAAATACTTGGCTGCGCTGGTCGAGGCCAAGATGGACACTCCCGGAGAAGACGCGGTTTCCGATCTGGCCGAACGGGTCAACGCCGGCGAGCTCAGCGTGAAGGAGGCCGCGCAGTTAGGGACCGGCCTGCTGATCGCCGGGCATGAGACCACCGCGAACATGATCGGCCTCGGTGTGCTTGTCCTGCTGGAAAATCCGGACCAGGCGGCCGTTGTCCGCGATGCCGACGACCCCAGGATTGTCGCCAATGCGGTCGAGGAACTGCTGCGCTACCTCAGCATCATCCAGAACGGCCAGCGGCGCGTCGCTCTCGAGGACATCGAGATCGCCGGGGAGCGCATCCGCGCCGGCGAAGGCATCATCATCGATCTGGCCCTGGCGAACTGGGATGCGCTCGCCTTCGCGGAGCCGGATCGGTTGTACCTGCACCGCTCGGGGGCCGACCGCAACGTCGCCTTCGGCTACGGCCGGCATCAGTGCGTGGGCCAGCAGTTGGCCCGTGCCGAATTGCAGATCGTCTACCGCACGCTGTTGCGCCGGGTGCCCACGCTGGCGCTGGCGGTCGGAGTCAGCGACATCCCGTTCAAACATGACCGGCTGGCCTACGGCGTCTACGAGCTGCCGGTGACCTGGTGAACACTCTCGAAACTGCCGATCCGAATGGAGGGGCAACCGTGGCTACGTCGACCGGCACCGTCTCGCTCTACCCGCCCGAAGGCTTTGGCGCGCCGAAGGATCGCCGAGGGCATGCCGGCGGCGTCGAGCTGGGCCTGCCGGAAGGGACCGTGGTTTTCTCGGCGGACAACCACATTTCCCTGGCCGACGACATCTTCTACGAGCGCTTCCCGGACGATCTCAAGGACAAGGCGCCGCGGATCTGGTACGAGGAAGGCGCCTATCAAGTGGGGCGCAAGGGACAGTCGTTCCTGCCGGGCGATTTCAGTGCGGTGCTGATGCAGTACGACGATCTGCCCGGCGCCGCGAGCAGCAACATCGAGGCCCGGATCCAGGAGTTGCACGACGACGGCGTCGACAAAGAACTGGCCTTCCCCAACGCGATCCTGGCCCTCTTCCACTACCCGGACAAGAAGCTTCGCGAACTCGCCTTCCGCGTCTACAACGAGTACATCGCGGACCTGCAAGAGCGCTCGGGTGGGCACTTCTACGGTGCCGGGCTGATCAACTGGTGGGATCCGCAGGGCACGAGGCGAACGCTGGACGAGCTGAAGTCGCTGGGGCTCAAGACGTTTCTGATGCCGCTGAACCCGGGCAAGGACGACGACGGCAACCCCATCGACTACGCGGGCACGGCCATGAGCGCGGTTTGGGAGGAGATCGAGGCCTCCGGTGTTCCCCTCGCGCACCATATCGGCGAGACCCCGCCGAAGAGCCCGTGCGAGTTCAACAGCGTCGTCGTCGGCATGATGATCAACATCGACGGATTCCGGGAGACGTTCTCCAAGTACATCTTTGGCGGCATCCTCGACCGGCACCCGGGGCTGCGCATCGGCTGGTTCGAGGGCGGGATCTCCTGGGTTCCGTGGGCGCTGCAGGACGCCGAGCACCTGGTGGCGTCGTATCGGCACATGTTCAACCGACCGCTCGAGCACGACGTGCGCTACTACTGGGACAAGCACATGAGCGCGTCGTTCATGGTCGATCCGCTGGGCCTGGAGTTGATCGACCGGATCGGGGTCGACAGGGTCATGTGGTCGTCGGACTATCCGCACAACGAAAGCACCTACGGTTATTCCGAGAGGTCGCTGGCGGCGGTGGTCGATGCGGTGGGGCCGGCGGACGCGGCGCGGATCGTCAGCGGCAACATCACGGAATTCCTTGGATTGTGACAACGTTGGTGATTCCCCAAACGCCTGACCTGGCGCGCATGCGCCGCGAGACCGGCACCCGGCTGCGTGCGGCGATGGCCGGACAAGGCGTCGACGCGATGATCCTGCTGGGCAACAACGCCGTGGTCTACGCGACCGGCACCAGTTGGCCGCTGGGCGACGCCGGGCTGTCCTACGTCGAGCGGCCGGTGGCCGTGGTGCTCGCCGATGACGAATGGCCACATCTGTTTCGGCCGTTTCGGGAGGGCGCCTCGCTGGAGTCGGAGCTGCCGGCCGACCACCTGCACGGCCCGGTCTATCTCGAATTCGACGAAGGGGTACAGGATTTCGCGCGCCTGCTGGCAGACCTTCTCCCGGCAGGGGCAGTGGTCGCGGTCGACGAGTGCACCGGCGCCATGTCGCGCGCTAAGCGGCTGCTGTTCCCCGGCGCTCCTCCCGCCGACGCGGCCGCCATTGTCGGCGCGGCGAAGGTGATCAAGACCGCCGACGAATTGGCCTGCCTGCGCACGGCCATCCGGATCACCGACGAGGCGATGGTCGAAGTCCACAAGGCGCTGGCCCCCGGTATCCGGCAGATCGACCTGTCGGCGCGCTTCGTGCGCCGGGCCTTCGAATTGGGGGCCACCGCTGCCATGTTGGAGCCGATCTGGCAGGTGATGCCGCCGAGCCGGGCCGAGGGCGTGTGGACAACCCACGGGGACCTGGCCCTGCCGCTGCTGACCACCGAGCGCGAACTCGCCGAAGGCGACGTGCTGTGGACCGACGTGAGCATCACCTACCGCGGGTACTGCTCGGACTTCGGGCGGACCTGGATCGTCGGCCGCGATCCGGCGCCGCGCCAGCAGGCCCAGTTCGACCGGTGGCAGGGGATCATGACCGCGGTGCTGGACGTGACCCGGGCCGGGGCCACCGCCGCCGACTTGGGCCGGGCCGCAATCGCGGCCAACGGCGGCAGCCGGCCCTGGCTGCCCCACTTCTACCTGGGCCACGGCATCGGGGTAAACGCCGCCGAAATGCCGATGATCGGAACCGATCTCGGCGACGAGTTCGACGAGCAATTCGTCCTGCGACCGGGGATGGTGTTGGTCCTCGAGCCGGTGGTGTGGGAAGACGGCACCGGCGGCTACCGCAGCGAGGAGGTCTTTGTGATCACCGAGGAAGGCTGGACGCGATTGACCGACTACCCATATGACCCCTATGGCAACTGAGGTCCTGCCCGACGATCGCGCTCTGCGATTGGGGCGCCGGCAACGGGCGCTGCGGCAGATGGCGGCGCACGACCTTGACGTCCTGGTCCTGGGTCGCCAGGCCAACGTCCGTTATGTCTCCGGCACTCCGCAGCTGTGGATCGCCGGGACCCGGCCGTTCGGGCCGGCCTGTGTGCTGGTCCGCGCGACCGGCGTCGTTCACTTGCTGAGCACTTGGGACGAAGGCGTTCCCGACGATATCCCGCACGAGAACCTGTACGGAATCTCGTGGAATCCGGCGAACACCATCTCGGTGCTGCAACGTATCGAGGGTGCGGCCACCGCCAAGCGGGTCGGAACCGACGCGCTGTCACCGGTTTTCGCCGACCTAATGCCCAAGGCGTTTCCCAATGCCGAGTTGGTCGACGGGGAGCTGGCCATGCGGGCCGCCCGGCGCATCAAGACGGATGAGGAGGTGGTCGCGTTGCGGGAAGCGATCGCAGTGGCCGAATCGGGCTTGGCCGCCGCGGTTTCCGAGCTGCGGCCCGGCGTCAGCGAACAGACGCTGGCCGGTGTCTTGCTGGAGGCCTTGGCGGCCGGCGGGGTGAGCACCCCGTCGAATCAGGATGTTGCGTGGGTGACGTCGCGCGATCATCCGTGGCGGCGGGTCAACGGGGATGGCCGGGTGCGGGCCGGTGATTTGGTGGCCCTTTCCGCCGGGGTGCTCGCCGGCGGCTACATCGGTGAGGTGGGCCGGACCTGGCCCGCGGATCTCGCCAGTGGCGCCATTGGTGCCATGAGCCTCTATGGGCGCTGGGACAGCTTGTGGGACAGGCTGATAGCCGCATGCCGACCCGGCGCCCAGGCCGCCGAGTTGCTGGCCGCGTACCGGCACGCGGGGGAGCCGGCGCCGCCGATGCCGGTGGCCCGCGGTCTGGGCATGGGCTTCGACCCGCCCGTCGTCTCGCAGCACCTGCCCGCGACCGTGGGCGAAGAGCGATTGGAGCCGGGCATGGTTCTGGCCGTGACGGGTTACGTATGGGAATCGGGAATCGGGGCGGTGTTTGGACGCGAGGCGGTCCTGATCACCGACGGCGGTTCCGAGGTGCTGACGTCCAGCCCGTTCTGGTGCGCATAGCGATGGCCGCCAAATCGGACCCTCCGGCGACGAAGATCGTCCGGTACCACAAGGACACCAAGACCCGCATAGCGACCATCACGTTCGACCGGCCGGGCCATCTCAACGCGCCGACGACCGCCGCCCGGCTGCGTTACGCCGACCTGTTGCACCGCGCCAGCATCGACGACGAGGTCAAGGTGCTGGTCGTCCGCGGGGCCGGTGACGACCTGGGTTCGGGTGCGGATCTCGAGGAATTCATGCGGGCGCAGGATTCGGCGGATCAAGGCGCGCTGCTCGCCGAGTTCCGTGTCGGCGCCGACGAAGTCAGATATCCCCCCGAGGGCTCGTTCCGTCATGGCGGCACCGTCAGCCAGTGGTATGCCAACCCGAACTCCGGGATCCGCGGTCTGCAGGATTTCAAGAAGATCAGCATCGTCGAGGTCAAGGGTTACTGCTACGGTTGGCATTTCTACCAGGCGGCCGACGCGGACTTGGTGATCGCCAGCGACGACGCGCTGTTCGGCCAC
This is a stretch of genomic DNA from Mycobacterium lacus. It encodes these proteins:
- a CDS encoding cytochrome P450, coding for MSDALATTTSDIPEYPMARRPGCPFAPPPDVMALAERKPLSRVRIWDGSTPWLVTGYEQCRELFSDSRVSVDDRLPGFPHWNAGMLSTVHSRPRSVFTSDGEEHTRFRRMLSKPFTFRRVEGLRSTIQQITDDHIDAMLAGPRPADLVEKLALPVPSLVISQLLGVPYEDAEMFQRHANVGLARFATGQDTVNGAMSLHKYLAALVEAKMDTPGEDAVSDLAERVNAGELSVKEAAQLGTGLLIAGHETTANMIGLGVLVLLENPDQAAVVRDADDPRIVANAVEELLRYLSIIQNGQRRVALEDIEIAGERIRAGEGIIIDLALANWDALAFAEPDRLYLHRSGADRNVAFGYGRHQCVGQQLARAELQIVYRTLLRRVPTLALAVGVSDIPFKHDRLAYGVYELPVTW
- a CDS encoding amidohydrolase family protein encodes the protein MVFSADNHISLADDIFYERFPDDLKDKAPRIWYEEGAYQVGRKGQSFLPGDFSAVLMQYDDLPGAASSNIEARIQELHDDGVDKELAFPNAILALFHYPDKKLRELAFRVYNEYIADLQERSGGHFYGAGLINWWDPQGTRRTLDELKSLGLKTFLMPLNPGKDDDGNPIDYAGTAMSAVWEEIEASGVPLAHHIGETPPKSPCEFNSVVVGMMINIDGFRETFSKYIFGGILDRHPGLRIGWFEGGISWVPWALQDAEHLVASYRHMFNRPLEHDVRYYWDKHMSASFMVDPLGLELIDRIGVDRVMWSSDYPHNESTYGYSERSLAAVVDAVGPADAARIVSGNITEFLGL
- a CDS encoding M24 family metallopeptidase produces the protein MRRETGTRLRAAMAGQGVDAMILLGNNAVVYATGTSWPLGDAGLSYVERPVAVVLADDEWPHLFRPFREGASLESELPADHLHGPVYLEFDEGVQDFARLLADLLPAGAVVAVDECTGAMSRAKRLLFPGAPPADAAAIVGAAKVIKTADELACLRTAIRITDEAMVEVHKALAPGIRQIDLSARFVRRAFELGATAAMLEPIWQVMPPSRAEGVWTTHGDLALPLLTTERELAEGDVLWTDVSITYRGYCSDFGRTWIVGRDPAPRQQAQFDRWQGIMTAVLDVTRAGATAADLGRAAIAANGGSRPWLPHFYLGHGIGVNAAEMPMIGTDLGDEFDEQFVLRPGMVLVLEPVVWEDGTGGYRSEEVFVITEEGWTRLTDYPYDPYGN
- a CDS encoding M24 family metallopeptidase encodes the protein MATEVLPDDRALRLGRRQRALRQMAAHDLDVLVLGRQANVRYVSGTPQLWIAGTRPFGPACVLVRATGVVHLLSTWDEGVPDDIPHENLYGISWNPANTISVLQRIEGAATAKRVGTDALSPVFADLMPKAFPNAELVDGELAMRAARRIKTDEEVVALREAIAVAESGLAAAVSELRPGVSEQTLAGVLLEALAAGGVSTPSNQDVAWVTSRDHPWRRVNGDGRVRAGDLVALSAGVLAGGYIGEVGRTWPADLASGAIGAMSLYGRWDSLWDRLIAACRPGAQAAELLAAYRHAGEPAPPMPVARGLGMGFDPPVVSQHLPATVGEERLEPGMVLAVTGYVWESGIGAVFGREAVLITDGGSEVLTSSPFWCA
- a CDS encoding enoyl-CoA hydratase/isomerase family protein, yielding MAAKSDPPATKIVRYHKDTKTRIATITFDRPGHLNAPTTAARLRYADLLHRASIDDEVKVLVVRGAGDDLGSGADLEEFMRAQDSADQGALLAEFRVGADEVRYPPEGSFRHGGTVSQWYANPNSGIRGLQDFKKISIVEVKGYCYGWHFYQAADADLVIASDDALFGHPSFRYYGWGPRMWWWAQTMGIRKFQEMVFTGRAFTAAEMYDCNFLNSVVPRDQLEAEVQKYALACARNRPTDTVFMQKVFFEIFKQFQGEYMGSVLSGFFESMGATIRPDSNDLMLDGAIEQGLGDAVKDNDDKFPPEWRLSKSGRGDKKANRKRQR